From Azospirillum humicireducens, a single genomic window includes:
- a CDS encoding MerR family transcriptional regulator — MDRIADGMASMDTEESGRAEGPGCDPRLGIGDLAGEFGLTHRTIRHYEDEGLLSPERIGSARGGVHGGARIYSHRDRARLALICRGKRLGFSLAEIKDFLNLYDSGDAQIEQMRYMRTIARRRISALEQQLADVKQTLAELCTIDTQISEHLRRNGITETQDMEEKHS; from the coding sequence GTGGATCGGATTGCGGACGGCATGGCGTCGATGGACACCGAGGAGAGCGGCAGGGCCGAGGGGCCTGGCTGCGATCCGCGCCTGGGCATCGGCGACTTGGCTGGAGAGTTCGGTCTGACCCACCGCACCATCCGCCATTACGAAGATGAGGGGCTGCTGTCGCCGGAACGGATTGGCAGCGCCCGTGGTGGCGTCCATGGTGGCGCCCGCATCTACAGCCACCGCGACCGTGCCCGGCTGGCGCTGATCTGCCGGGGCAAGCGGCTGGGCTTCAGCCTGGCCGAGATCAAGGATTTCCTGAACCTCTACGACAGCGGCGACGCCCAGATCGAACAGATGCGCTACATGCGCACCATCGCGCGCCGCCGGATTTCCGCGCTTGAACAGCAGCTTGCCGACGTCAAACAGACGCTGGCGGAGCTGTGCACCATCGACACCCAGATCTCCGAGCATCTTCGCCGCAACGGCATTACGGAGACGCAGGACATGGAGGAGAAGCACTCATGA
- a CDS encoding 3-hydroxyacyl-CoA dehydrogenase/enoyl-CoA hydratase family protein yields MKIERAAVIGAGVMGAGIAAHFANAGIPCVLLDIPAKEGADRSAIAKGAVAKMLKTDPAPFMHPKNAKLITPGNLEDDLNLLADVDWIVEAIVENPAIKADLYKRIDPVRKAGSVVSSNTSTIPLAVLTEGQSGQFAKDFLITHFFNPPRYMRLLEIVGGADTRADALAAIAEVCDRRLGKGVVHCKDTPGFIANRIGVFWIQAAVNAAVDLGLTVEEADAVGGRPMGIPKTGVFGLMDLVGLDLMPHIAKSMSATLPANDAYRGQMREHPVITKMIAEGYTGRKGKGGFYRINKAGGGKVKESVNLQTGDYAPSEKARLDSVSSAGRDLRKLCEHPDKGGRFARRVLAQTLAYAASLVPEIADSIVAVDEGMRLGYNWKQGPFELIDRLGTEWFAELCRSEGIPVPALVETAAGRPFYRVEGGKLQHLTTAGVYDTVVRPDGVLLLSDIKRAAGKPVWKNGSASLWDIGDGVLCVEFTSKMNAVDGDIMAAYEKAMRLIGDGKGDWKALVIHNEADNFSVGANLGLALFALNIGLWPQIEEMVEGGQRTYRALKYAPFPVVAAPSGMALGGGCEILLHSDHVQAHAETYVGLVEVGVGLIPAWGGCTEMLARHQANPKAPRGPMPGIAKAFEIISTATVAKSAAEAKELLYFRATDGITMNRDRLLADAKAKALELAQAYTPPEKTTSYVLPGPSAKAAMELAVEGFALQGKVTPHDKVVCAALAEVLSGGEEADIAKPVGEDHILRLEREAFMGLVRTGGTIDRIEHMLLTGKPLRN; encoded by the coding sequence ATGAAGATCGAACGCGCCGCCGTGATCGGTGCGGGCGTGATGGGGGCCGGCATCGCCGCCCATTTCGCCAACGCCGGCATCCCCTGCGTCCTGCTCGACATCCCGGCCAAGGAGGGCGCCGACCGCAGCGCCATCGCCAAGGGTGCGGTTGCCAAGATGCTGAAGACCGATCCGGCTCCCTTCATGCATCCCAAAAACGCCAAGCTGATCACGCCCGGCAATCTTGAGGATGACCTGAACCTGCTGGCCGACGTCGACTGGATCGTCGAGGCCATCGTCGAGAACCCGGCGATCAAGGCCGACCTCTACAAGCGCATCGACCCGGTGCGCAAGGCGGGCTCGGTGGTGTCGTCCAACACCTCGACCATCCCGCTGGCGGTGCTGACGGAGGGGCAGAGCGGGCAGTTCGCCAAGGACTTCCTGATCACCCACTTCTTCAACCCGCCGCGCTACATGCGTCTGCTGGAGATCGTCGGCGGCGCCGATACCCGCGCCGACGCGCTGGCCGCCATCGCCGAGGTCTGCGACCGCCGCCTCGGCAAGGGTGTCGTCCATTGCAAGGACACGCCGGGCTTCATCGCCAACCGCATCGGCGTCTTCTGGATCCAGGCGGCGGTCAATGCCGCGGTCGATCTCGGCCTGACGGTGGAGGAGGCGGACGCCGTCGGCGGCCGGCCGATGGGCATCCCCAAGACCGGCGTGTTCGGTCTGATGGATTTGGTCGGTCTCGACCTGATGCCGCACATCGCCAAGAGCATGTCGGCAACCTTGCCGGCCAATGACGCCTATCGCGGCCAGATGCGCGAACACCCGGTCATCACGAAGATGATCGCGGAGGGCTATACCGGCCGTAAGGGCAAGGGCGGCTTCTACCGCATCAACAAGGCCGGCGGCGGCAAGGTGAAGGAGTCGGTCAACCTCCAGACCGGCGACTACGCCCCCTCGGAGAAGGCCCGGCTGGACAGCGTGTCCTCCGCCGGCCGCGACCTGCGCAAGCTGTGCGAGCACCCGGACAAGGGCGGCCGCTTCGCCCGCCGCGTCCTGGCCCAGACGCTGGCCTATGCCGCCAGCCTGGTGCCGGAGATTGCCGACAGCATCGTCGCCGTCGATGAGGGCATGCGCCTCGGCTACAACTGGAAGCAGGGTCCGTTCGAGCTGATCGACCGGCTGGGCACCGAGTGGTTCGCCGAGCTGTGCCGTTCCGAAGGCATTCCGGTCCCGGCGCTGGTGGAGACCGCTGCGGGTCGTCCCTTCTACCGGGTGGAGGGCGGCAAGCTCCAGCACCTGACCACGGCCGGCGTCTATGACACCGTCGTGCGTCCGGACGGCGTGCTGCTGCTGTCGGACATCAAGCGCGCCGCCGGCAAGCCGGTGTGGAAGAACGGCTCCGCCAGCCTGTGGGACATCGGCGACGGCGTGCTGTGCGTCGAGTTCACCAGCAAGATGAACGCCGTCGACGGCGACATCATGGCCGCCTACGAGAAGGCGATGCGCCTGATCGGCGACGGAAAAGGCGACTGGAAGGCGCTGGTCATCCACAACGAGGCCGACAATTTCTCGGTCGGTGCCAATCTCGGTCTCGCCCTCTTCGCGCTGAACATCGGCCTGTGGCCGCAGATCGAGGAGATGGTGGAGGGCGGCCAGCGCACCTACCGCGCGCTGAAATACGCCCCCTTCCCGGTGGTGGCGGCGCCCAGCGGCATGGCGCTAGGCGGCGGCTGCGAGATCCTGCTGCACTCCGACCATGTCCAGGCCCATGCCGAGACCTATGTCGGCCTTGTCGAGGTCGGTGTCGGCCTGATCCCGGCCTGGGGCGGCTGCACCGAGATGCTGGCCCGCCATCAGGCCAACCCGAAGGCGCCGCGCGGGCCGATGCCGGGCATCGCCAAGGCCTTCGAGATCATCAGCACCGCCACCGTCGCCAAGTCGGCGGCCGAGGCCAAGGAGCTGCTGTATTTCCGCGCCACCGACGGCATCACCATGAACCGCGACCGGCTGCTGGCCGACGCCAAGGCCAAGGCGCTGGAACTGGCGCAGGCCTACACCCCGCCGGAGAAGACCACCAGCTACGTCCTGCCCGGCCCCAGCGCCAAGGCGGCGATGGAGCTGGCGGTGGAGGGCTTCGCCCTGCAGGGCAAGGTCACACCGCACGACAAGGTGGTTTGCGCCGCCCTGGCCGAGGTGCTGAGCGGCGGCGAGGAGGCTGACATCGCCAAGCCGGTCGGCGAGGACCACATCCTGCGGCTGGAGCGCGAGGCGTTCATGGGGCTGGTGCGCACCGGCGGCACCATCGACCGGATCGAGCACATGCTGCTCACCGGCAAGCCGCTGCGGAACTGA
- a CDS encoding thiolase family protein, whose product MKSVVIAGYARSPFAFAHKGELTKVRPDDLLARVIAALVERTGLKTEDVEDVIVGCSFPEGEQGLNVARSISFLAKLPQTAAATTVNRYCGSSMQSIHQAAGAIQMGAGEVFVCGGVESMTRVPIMGFNPMPNPTLKESYPEAYCSMGITAENVARKYAISRAEQEALAVASHAKAAEAQAAGRLADEIVGIQTAAGLVDKDGCIRPGTNAEGLAGLKPAFTADGTVTAGTSSPLTDGASVVLVTTEEYARANGLPILAKIRSVAVAGCAPELMGLGPVPATRKALARAGLSINDIDIIEINEAFSSQAIACMRDLDIDPSRINPDGGALALGHPLGATGARITGKAAALLKREGKQFALATQCIGGGQGIATILEAV is encoded by the coding sequence ATGAAGTCGGTCGTCATCGCCGGTTATGCCCGTTCGCCCTTCGCCTTCGCCCACAAGGGCGAGCTGACCAAGGTCCGCCCCGACGATCTGCTGGCCCGCGTCATCGCGGCGCTGGTCGAGCGCACCGGCCTGAAGACCGAGGATGTCGAGGACGTCATCGTCGGCTGCTCCTTCCCCGAGGGTGAGCAGGGCCTGAACGTTGCCCGCAGCATCTCCTTCCTGGCCAAGCTGCCGCAGACCGCGGCGGCGACCACGGTGAACCGCTATTGCGGCTCCTCCATGCAGTCGATCCATCAGGCGGCCGGCGCCATCCAGATGGGCGCCGGCGAGGTCTTCGTCTGCGGCGGCGTCGAATCGATGACGCGCGTGCCGATCATGGGCTTCAACCCGATGCCGAACCCGACGCTGAAGGAATCCTATCCGGAAGCCTACTGCTCGATGGGCATCACCGCGGAGAATGTCGCCCGCAAATACGCCATCTCCCGCGCCGAGCAGGAGGCGCTTGCGGTCGCCTCCCATGCCAAGGCCGCCGAGGCCCAGGCGGCCGGCCGTCTGGCCGATGAGATCGTCGGCATCCAGACCGCGGCCGGTCTGGTCGACAAGGACGGCTGCATCCGTCCCGGCACCAACGCCGAAGGGCTGGCCGGCCTGAAGCCGGCCTTCACCGCCGACGGCACCGTGACCGCCGGCACCTCCTCGCCGCTGACCGACGGCGCGTCGGTCGTGCTGGTGACGACGGAGGAGTATGCCCGCGCCAACGGCCTGCCGATCCTGGCGAAGATCCGCTCGGTCGCCGTCGCTGGCTGCGCGCCGGAGCTGATGGGGCTGGGTCCGGTCCCGGCGACCCGCAAGGCGCTGGCCCGCGCCGGCCTGTCGATCAACGACATCGACATCATCGAGATCAACGAGGCCTTCTCGTCCCAGGCCATCGCCTGCATGCGCGACCTCGACATCGACCCGTCCCGCATCAATCCGGACGGCGGCGCGCTGGCGCTCGGCCATCCGCTGGGGGCCACCGGCGCCCGCATCACCGGCAAGGCCGCAGCCCTGCTGAAGCGCGAAGGCAAGCAGTTCGCGCTGGCGACCCAGTGCATCGGCGGCGGCCAGGGCATCGCCACCATCCTGGAAGCGGTCTGA